The following are encoded in a window of Mycolicibacterium tusciae JS617 genomic DNA:
- a CDS encoding aminotransferase class I/II-fold pyridoxal phosphate-dependent enzyme: MSFQSLGPADLRAQHELQTRNYAELAAKGLKLDLTRGKPSAAQLDLSNALLGLPGEDSFKDGDGTDTRNYGGLHGLPELRAIFGELLGIGVPNLIAGNNASLEFMHDVVTFTMLHGGVDSPRPWAAEPALKFLCPAPGYDRHFAITETLGIEMITVPMHEDGPDVDLIEELVAVDPAIKGMWCVPVYSNPTGVTYSWEKVRRLVQMQTAANDFRLMWDNAYAVHTLTHDFEQNIDVLGLAEAAGNPNRPLVFASTSKITFAGAGVSFFGGSLGNIAWYLQYAGKKSIGPDKVNQLRHLRFFGDADGVRLQMQRHQELLAPKFATVAEILADRLGESKIASWTEPKGGYFVSLDVLPGTARRTIALAKDAGIAVTEAGATFPYRKDPEDKNIRIAPSFPPLPELRDAVDGLATCALLSATESLLKH; the protein is encoded by the coding sequence TGACCCGGGGCAAGCCGTCGGCGGCGCAGCTGGATCTGTCCAATGCCCTGCTCGGCCTACCTGGAGAAGACAGTTTCAAAGACGGTGACGGTACCGACACCCGCAACTACGGCGGCCTGCATGGGCTGCCCGAGTTGCGGGCCATCTTCGGTGAGCTGCTCGGCATCGGTGTGCCCAACCTGATCGCGGGCAACAACGCCAGCCTCGAGTTCATGCACGACGTGGTGACGTTCACCATGCTGCACGGTGGCGTCGATTCTCCGCGGCCGTGGGCGGCCGAACCCGCGTTGAAGTTCCTCTGTCCGGCGCCGGGGTATGACCGGCACTTCGCGATCACCGAAACACTCGGCATCGAGATGATCACTGTGCCGATGCACGAGGACGGCCCGGACGTCGATCTGATCGAAGAGTTGGTCGCAGTGGATCCCGCCATCAAGGGCATGTGGTGCGTTCCGGTGTACTCGAACCCGACCGGCGTGACCTACTCGTGGGAGAAGGTGCGGCGCCTGGTCCAAATGCAGACTGCTGCAAATGATTTCCGGTTGATGTGGGACAACGCCTACGCCGTGCACACATTGACTCATGATTTCGAACAGAACATCGACGTCCTGGGTCTGGCCGAAGCAGCGGGCAACCCGAACCGGCCCTTGGTGTTCGCGTCGACGTCGAAGATCACCTTCGCGGGCGCCGGGGTGAGCTTCTTCGGCGGCTCGCTCGGCAACATCGCCTGGTATCTGCAGTACGCGGGCAAGAAGTCGATCGGGCCGGACAAGGTCAACCAGCTCCGCCATCTGCGCTTCTTCGGTGATGCGGACGGGGTGCGCCTGCAGATGCAGCGCCATCAGGAACTACTGGCCCCGAAGTTCGCCACCGTGGCAGAGATCCTCGCCGACCGGCTGGGCGAGTCGAAGATCGCGTCGTGGACCGAGCCGAAGGGCGGCTACTTCGTAAGCCTGGACGTGCTGCCGGGCACGGCGCGTCGCACCATCGCGCTGGCGAAGGACGCAGGCATCGCGGTCACCGAGGCCGGTGCCACCTTCCCGTACCGAAAAGACCCGGAAGACAAGAACATCCGGATCGCGCCGTCGTTTCCGCCGCTGCCCGAGCTGCGCGACGCGGTGGATGGCCTGGCGACCTGTGCGCTGCTGTCGGCCACCGAATCGCTGCTGAAGCACTGA
- a CDS encoding RNA polymerase sigma factor, with protein sequence MASTTTPPVQTLSDAELAVAAAAGDRVALGAIYHRYAGRLHVYCVGLVRDQHTAADCVQDVFCIAAADLAKLREPDKLRPWLYAIARRTALRKLHEQRREPAVDQMPDTAFVGPGPFTLTARNELAALVGAAARGLCDRDRNVLELAYRQGLAGPELAEALGVSHDCAKKLLQRLRNTFERSLGALLVARRAAVNGCPELAAVVSDWDGQFNVLMRKRIARHIESCPTCDDCRRSLVSSAAMVGCAVIKN encoded by the coding sequence ATGGCATCCACCACCACACCGCCGGTACAAACCCTCAGCGACGCGGAGCTTGCGGTGGCCGCGGCAGCAGGCGACCGTGTCGCTTTGGGCGCCATCTACCACCGCTACGCGGGCCGGCTTCACGTTTATTGCGTGGGACTGGTGCGCGACCAACACACGGCCGCCGATTGCGTGCAAGACGTCTTCTGCATCGCGGCAGCCGATCTGGCGAAACTGCGTGAGCCCGACAAGCTGCGGCCGTGGCTGTACGCCATCGCCCGCCGCACCGCCCTGCGCAAACTGCACGAGCAGCGCCGCGAACCCGCCGTCGACCAGATGCCCGACACGGCGTTCGTCGGTCCCGGCCCGTTCACCCTGACCGCACGCAATGAGCTCGCTGCGCTGGTCGGTGCGGCTGCCAGGGGATTGTGCGACCGCGATCGCAACGTGCTGGAGCTGGCCTACCGCCAGGGCCTGGCCGGCCCAGAGCTCGCGGAGGCGCTGGGTGTCAGCCACGATTGCGCCAAGAAGCTTTTACAACGGCTGCGCAACACTTTCGAGCGCTCGTTGGGCGCCCTGTTGGTGGCCCGGCGCGCTGCGGTGAACGGATGCCCGGAACTCGCCGCGGTCGTCTCTGACTGGGACGGACAGTTCAACGTGCTGATGCGCAAACGTATTGCGCGCCATATCGAGTCGTGCCCGACATGCGACGACTGCCGCCGCAGCCTCGTCAGCTCCGCGGCCATGGTCGGCTGCGCCGTCATCAAAAACTGA